A DNA window from Luteolibacter luteus contains the following coding sequences:
- a CDS encoding YtxH domain-containing protein, whose product MKLHQLLVLTALPFAFVSCNEADKANAEAKVEKAKVEAKAAADDASAKVKSGMEDAEKAMKDAADKTKAAAEDMKDKAAGAAEDAKKGAADALDNAADKLREE is encoded by the coding sequence ATGAAATTGCATCAACTTCTGGTTCTGACCGCACTTCCTTTTGCCTTCGTGTCCTGTAACGAGGCCGACAAAGCGAACGCCGAAGCCAAGGTCGAAAAGGCCAAGGTGGAAGCCAAGGCAGCAGCCGACGACGCCTCTGCCAAGGTGAAGTCCGGCATGGAAGACGCCGAAAAGGCGATGAAGGACGCTGCCGACAAGACCAAGGCTGCCGCCGAGGATATGAAAGACAAAGCCGCGGGAGCGGCGGAAGATGCGAAGAAAGGAGCGGCAGACGCTCTGGACAATGCGGCCGACAAGCTCCGCGAGGAATAA
- a CDS encoding tetratricopeptide repeat protein, which yields MKRRRNIAIILGGIVVPLLLVAGTTLDEDFWTSPDERGDLLMHRHRYAQAAKTYTDPLRIGIAQYRDGAYEAAAKAFARVPGATGAYNTGNAWLMHGQYDTAIAAYDKALGFRPGWQPALDNKQLAIARRDAMSVSDKDKEDEATEAYDPDKIVMDNKGGEDKDEDKKPMEGQKDTGLQESWLRRVKTTPGQFLKAKFAWQDQVQSGTAAPPP from the coding sequence ATGAAAAGACGGCGGAATATCGCGATCATCCTCGGCGGCATCGTGGTGCCGCTGCTGCTGGTGGCGGGCACCACCCTGGATGAGGACTTCTGGACCAGCCCGGATGAAAGGGGGGACCTGCTGATGCACCGGCACCGCTACGCCCAGGCGGCGAAGACCTACACGGATCCCTTGCGCATCGGTATCGCCCAGTATCGCGATGGTGCCTACGAGGCCGCTGCCAAGGCCTTTGCCCGCGTCCCCGGAGCGACGGGGGCCTACAACACTGGCAATGCCTGGCTGATGCACGGGCAATACGACACCGCCATCGCCGCCTATGACAAGGCCCTCGGCTTCAGGCCGGGCTGGCAACCCGCCTTGGACAACAAGCAGCTCGCCATCGCCCGCCGTGATGCGATGTCGGTCTCCGACAAGGACAAGGAGGACGAAGCCACCGAGGCCTACGATCCCGACAAGATCGTGATGGATAACAAGGGGGGCGAGGACAAGGACGAGGACAAGAAACCGATGGAAGGCCAGAAGGACACCGGCCTGCAGGAAAGCTGGCTGCGCCGGGTGAAGACGACCCCCGGTCAGTTCCTGAAGGCGAAGTTCGCCTGGCAGGATCAGGTGCAATCCGGAACCGCAGCACCGCCGCCATGA
- a CDS encoding DUF4381 domain-containing protein: MNEDPTSLDRLHDLVVPPPAPWWPLAPGWWILLGFIAALVLGWLLKSFIRWQKNRYRREALAMLQDTPVAGLSALVKRVALSAWPREEVADLTGPAWLRFLDRTGGMNLFVAGAGKPLENVAFDPAAKSDDKALRRAVKEWIVKHERKEEGEES, translated from the coding sequence ATGAATGAAGACCCGACCAGCCTCGACCGGCTGCATGACCTCGTGGTGCCGCCACCTGCACCATGGTGGCCGCTGGCACCGGGCTGGTGGATCCTTCTCGGGTTCATTGCGGCGCTCGTGCTTGGCTGGTTGCTGAAGTCCTTCATCCGCTGGCAAAAGAACCGCTACCGGCGCGAGGCCTTGGCCATGCTGCAGGACACTCCGGTCGCCGGGCTCTCCGCACTGGTGAAGCGCGTCGCTCTCTCTGCCTGGCCGCGGGAGGAGGTTGCGGATCTCACGGGACCCGCATGGCTCCGCTTTCTGGATCGCACCGGTGGGATGAATCTATTCGTCGCGGGTGCCGGAAAACCGCTGGAGAATGTCGCCTTCGATCCCGCGGCCAAGTCCGACGACAAGGCACTCCGCCGCGCGGTGAAGGAGTGGATCGTGAAGCACGAACGGAAGGAGGAGGGGGAGGAATCATGA
- a CDS encoding VWA domain-containing protein: MIADFHFLRPWWLLALLPALLLAWGIRQRTDGALPWRGIVAEHLVPYLVTKGGQLTTRWPLRLLLAGWISAILVLAGPAWKREPSLFADDVAALAVVVKVSPSMQTEDLPPNRMARSVQKVHDLLSRRGAAKSALIAYAGSAHVVMPATSDAGIIDIFAAPLEPGIMPQEGDSAAEALKLADTVLAGAGGGSILWITDGIAPEQAAELAKWRKSSHTPVKLLAPLGESPELKALRDAADTMEAQVVMLSADDSDIAVLERAAKFSAPAPGNEDARWKESGYALLPLLALMLLPFFRKGWMPTIAARL, from the coding sequence GTGATCGCTGACTTTCATTTCCTGCGGCCCTGGTGGCTGCTGGCCTTGCTGCCAGCCCTGTTGCTGGCGTGGGGGATCCGGCAGCGGACGGATGGGGCCCTGCCATGGCGGGGCATCGTTGCGGAGCATCTGGTGCCCTATCTGGTGACGAAGGGCGGGCAACTGACGACCCGATGGCCGCTGCGCCTGTTGCTCGCCGGATGGATCTCGGCGATTCTCGTACTTGCGGGTCCGGCATGGAAGCGGGAGCCCTCGCTCTTCGCGGACGACGTGGCAGCCCTCGCCGTGGTGGTCAAGGTGAGCCCCTCGATGCAGACCGAGGACCTCCCACCGAACCGCATGGCCCGCTCGGTGCAAAAGGTGCACGATCTCCTCTCTCGCCGCGGCGCGGCCAAGTCCGCACTCATTGCCTATGCGGGCAGTGCTCACGTGGTGATGCCCGCGACCAGTGATGCGGGTATTATTGATATCTTCGCCGCCCCGCTGGAGCCCGGGATTATGCCGCAGGAGGGTGACTCCGCCGCGGAGGCGCTGAAGCTGGCGGACACCGTTCTGGCGGGTGCGGGCGGCGGATCCATCCTGTGGATCACCGATGGCATCGCCCCCGAACAAGCCGCGGAGCTGGCGAAGTGGCGGAAGTCCTCGCATACCCCCGTCAAGCTGCTGGCACCTCTGGGCGAATCTCCGGAACTCAAGGCGCTGCGCGATGCTGCGGACACGATGGAAGCGCAGGTGGTCATGCTTTCCGCGGATGACTCGGACATCGCGGTGCTGGAGCGTGCTGCGAAGTTCTCGGCGCCGGCTCCGGGAAATGAGGATGCCCGCTGGAAGGAGAGCGGCTACGCGCTGCTGCCCCTGCTGGCGCTGATGCTGCTGCCCTTCTTCCGGAAGGGCTGGATGCCAACCATTGCGGCACGCTTATGA
- a CDS encoding DUF1254 domain-containing protein — translation MKPSFLITLGLVALGGGMALPAQEPIGPSPSWNRALPKGPDARVKITEEYAKLVGRDAYFWAWPMVNMYNRRLVSVPVKESVRTGPLIAAPLNHLTMMTDYLDPTERAIACPNQDVVYGLGLLALETSPVVVQVPDFGTRFWVYQIVDLRTDSFVQLGAMYGTKPGFYLLVGPDWQGEVPKGITKVFRSSTNTGLAGPRIFQDDTPEDKRAIQTPLAGVMMYPLADYDGTMKIKDWTKIPQLPAPPAGDEESKWVFPDKFADQLPIVLADAPPLPGEEARYAQVLAVLEVLKADPKLKAAFIAGAQEAEELLVKPLFQFRNYGQQLPHHWSTISNESAFGTDYFTRTAVAKSNILVNSPNETKYFYQDLDGSGIRLNSAKRYTVTFPKDGTPPVHGFWSLSIYNEHHFFIANAINRFSVGTKNKDLKFAADGSLTIYVQAEEPQDPEQRANWLPAPKGDFSLYIRAYWPKPSVTEGSWTPPAVKWIE, via the coding sequence ATGAAACCCTCATTTCTCATCACCTTGGGCCTGGTCGCGCTGGGAGGGGGCATGGCCTTGCCGGCGCAAGAGCCGATTGGGCCTTCACCAAGCTGGAACCGTGCTCTGCCCAAGGGGCCGGACGCGCGCGTCAAGATCACCGAGGAGTATGCGAAGCTCGTCGGTCGCGACGCTTACTTCTGGGCCTGGCCGATGGTAAACATGTACAATCGCCGCCTCGTCTCCGTGCCGGTCAAGGAATCAGTCAGGACTGGGCCCCTCATCGCGGCGCCGCTCAATCATCTCACCATGATGACTGATTATCTCGACCCGACGGAACGGGCGATCGCGTGTCCCAATCAGGACGTGGTTTATGGTTTGGGTTTGCTGGCTCTCGAAACCTCGCCGGTCGTGGTGCAAGTGCCGGACTTCGGTACTCGCTTCTGGGTTTACCAGATCGTCGACCTGCGCACCGACAGCTTCGTGCAGCTCGGTGCCATGTATGGGACGAAGCCGGGGTTCTATCTCCTCGTCGGACCGGATTGGCAGGGTGAAGTCCCGAAGGGCATCACCAAGGTGTTTCGATCCTCCACCAACACCGGTCTCGCGGGCCCGCGCATTTTCCAGGATGACACGCCAGAAGACAAGCGGGCCATCCAGACGCCCTTGGCGGGCGTCATGATGTACCCCCTCGCGGACTACGATGGGACGATGAAGATCAAGGACTGGACGAAGATCCCCCAGCTTCCGGCGCCGCCAGCCGGAGATGAGGAGTCGAAGTGGGTCTTCCCCGACAAGTTCGCCGACCAGCTGCCGATTGTGCTCGCCGATGCGCCACCCTTGCCCGGCGAGGAGGCACGCTACGCACAGGTGCTGGCCGTGCTGGAAGTCCTCAAAGCTGACCCGAAGCTCAAGGCGGCCTTTATAGCCGGTGCTCAGGAGGCGGAGGAGCTTCTGGTGAAGCCGCTTTTCCAGTTCCGAAACTACGGCCAACAGTTGCCCCACCACTGGAGCACGATCTCGAATGAATCCGCCTTCGGCACCGACTACTTCACCCGCACCGCGGTCGCGAAGTCGAACATCCTCGTCAACTCACCCAACGAGACCAAGTACTTCTATCAGGATCTGGATGGGAGCGGAATCCGGCTGAACAGCGCCAAACGCTATACGGTTACCTTTCCGAAGGATGGCACTCCGCCGGTGCATGGCTTTTGGTCGCTGTCTATCTACAACGAGCACCATTTCTTTATCGCCAATGCGATCAACCGATTCTCCGTCGGCACCAAGAACAAGGACCTGAAATTTGCCGCCGACGGCTCCCTGACGATCTACGTCCAAGCCGAGGAACCCCAGGACCCGGAGCAGCGTGCGAACTGGCTGCCTGCCCCGAAGGGCGACTTCTCCCTCTATATACGCGCCTACTGGCCGAAGCCATCGGTTACCGAAGGTTCGTGGACTCCACCGGCAGTGAAGTGGATTGAATAG
- a CDS encoding glycosyltransferase, which produces MPRISIVMPYRNAAKTLPAALASVKEQTFTDWELLAVDDRSNDDSAEIVRNFAASDPRVKCFTNDSGGGVVGASETASRAASAEWLARMDSDDISHPQRLEWQWQMTLDHPELDVIGGQVEILSPLGDGMAKHVEWVNSLRDPRSIANARFIENPLVHPSSLMRKSAIRAVGGYREVPWAEDHDLWLRLLEAGAVFGKAEQSLLQWRDSATRLTRNDPRYGDVFRHKMRAHFLARLAPVKERGVVIGGAGPIGKTIAQELLLRGIPVKGFYEVHPRRIGEKIHGAKVESLEKFGELWRDAVLLSAVGVPGGREQVMELATAGGYEEGEDFWCLC; this is translated from the coding sequence ATGCCCCGGATTTCCATCGTCATGCCCTACCGGAACGCGGCGAAAACGCTGCCGGCGGCGCTTGCGAGCGTAAAGGAGCAGACCTTCACGGACTGGGAATTGCTGGCGGTGGATGATCGTTCCAATGACGACTCGGCGGAGATTGTCAGAAACTTCGCCGCGTCGGATCCGCGGGTGAAGTGTTTCACGAATGATTCGGGAGGAGGCGTGGTCGGGGCCTCAGAAACGGCAAGCCGGGCGGCATCTGCCGAATGGCTGGCACGCATGGATTCCGATGACATCAGCCATCCACAGCGCCTGGAGTGGCAATGGCAGATGACCCTCGATCATCCGGAGCTGGATGTCATCGGAGGTCAGGTGGAAATCCTTTCCCCGCTGGGCGATGGCATGGCGAAGCACGTCGAATGGGTGAACTCTCTCCGGGATCCGCGCTCGATCGCAAACGCGCGTTTCATCGAAAATCCCCTTGTCCATCCCAGCTCGCTGATGAGGAAGTCCGCCATCCGTGCCGTGGGCGGCTACCGCGAGGTGCCTTGGGCCGAGGATCACGATCTCTGGTTGCGACTTCTGGAAGCGGGCGCGGTCTTCGGCAAGGCGGAGCAGAGCCTGCTACAGTGGCGGGATTCCGCCACGCGCCTGACGCGAAACGATCCGCGCTATGGTGATGTCTTCCGCCACAAGATGCGCGCCCATTTCCTCGCCCGCCTTGCCCCGGTGAAGGAACGCGGCGTGGTTATCGGTGGGGCCGGGCCGATCGGAAAAACCATTGCCCAAGAACTTCTACTCCGGGGCATCCCTGTGAAGGGCTTCTACGAAGTCCACCCCCGCCGGATCGGCGAGAAGATCCACGGTGCGAAAGTCGAAAGCCTGGAGAAATTCGGAGAGCTCTGGCGAGATGCCGTGCTGCTTTCTGCCGTTGGCGTCCCCGGTGGAAGAGAGCAGGTCATGGAACTCGCCACCGCAGGGGGCTACGAAGAAGGCGAGGACTTCTGGTGTCTCTGTTAG
- a CDS encoding BatD family protein, translating into MKAIIPFLITISIVVPSRAADPPSRVQTGWVTKGEIWAGQKALLAVELYAPGYFDGAAVFDLPKIPHALVLPPVGSPVLDSKVIDGVNYTVQRHELEVFAYTAGKTEVPAFKVRFAIKRQALDHDSVTQEVATQPLTLETKAVPGVKLGEWVITSADLKVEETWKPEPGKNEKTGAAFVRTLVWTASDVPGMAFPPFKEDPIAGLGIYPADPLVEDKSDRGDLLGQRTDTVTYVCKAGGIVTIPARHLRWWDPVAEEMKRVDFPARVIDVIAPPVPQPTMGEKFRRWMKEDWKVLALGLAGAVLLAWGVRKWGRRVWSWFLPTRLAELNPAEER; encoded by the coding sequence ATGAAAGCGATCATTCCTTTTCTCATTACGATATCCATCGTAGTTCCATCCCGCGCTGCCGACCCGCCATCGCGGGTGCAGACGGGCTGGGTGACGAAGGGAGAGATCTGGGCCGGGCAGAAAGCCCTGCTGGCAGTGGAGCTTTACGCTCCCGGCTACTTCGACGGGGCCGCGGTCTTCGATCTGCCGAAGATCCCGCACGCCTTGGTCCTTCCTCCCGTCGGCTCCCCGGTTCTGGACAGCAAGGTTATCGATGGCGTGAACTACACCGTGCAGCGGCACGAGCTGGAGGTATTCGCCTACACCGCGGGAAAGACCGAGGTGCCCGCCTTCAAGGTCCGCTTCGCCATCAAGCGCCAGGCATTGGATCACGATTCCGTAACTCAGGAGGTGGCGACACAGCCGCTCACCCTCGAAACCAAAGCCGTCCCGGGAGTGAAGCTGGGGGAGTGGGTCATTACCTCTGCCGATTTGAAGGTCGAGGAGACTTGGAAACCGGAACCGGGGAAGAATGAGAAGACCGGCGCCGCCTTCGTGCGGACCTTGGTTTGGACCGCCAGCGATGTCCCGGGCATGGCCTTTCCCCCCTTCAAGGAGGACCCGATCGCCGGGCTGGGGATTTATCCCGCCGACCCCTTGGTGGAGGACAAGTCGGACCGCGGCGATCTGCTGGGCCAGCGGACGGATACCGTGACCTATGTTTGCAAGGCGGGAGGGATCGTTACCATTCCGGCACGGCATCTCCGTTGGTGGGATCCGGTGGCCGAGGAAATGAAGCGGGTGGATTTTCCTGCCCGGGTGATCGATGTCATCGCCCCACCGGTGCCGCAGCCCACCATGGGCGAGAAGTTCCGCAGATGGATGAAGGAGGACTGGAAGGTGCTGGCCCTGGGCTTGGCCGGTGCGGTTTTGCTCGCGTGGGGAGTTCGGAAATGGGGCAGAAGGGTGTGGAGTTGGTTCCTGCCCACAAGGCTGGCGGAACTGAATCCCGCAGAGGAAAGGTAA
- a CDS encoding AAA family ATPase has protein sequence MNTRDQILDLKQRIATSIIGQEQVIERLIIALLTNGNVLMEGLPGLAKTRAIKTLAMHLESQFSRIQFTPDLLPADVTGSEIYFEEGGKGQFKFQEGPIFGNLVLADEINRSPAKVQAALLEAMEERQVTVAGTTHKLPELFMVLATQNPIEQEGTYPLPEAQMDRFLMHIFIKQPADEDELKVLKLVRGEEASGGMKRDEAPIPQSVVFDARKEVAAVATTDAVDRYFVAIISATRNAGRYDKDLGRWIHVGASPRGTLALDRASRARAWLQGRDHVIPEDVQAVAADCLRHRIIPSYDASAEGRSNDELLDALMKKVAVP, from the coding sequence ATGAATACCCGCGACCAGATCCTCGATCTCAAGCAACGCATCGCCACTTCGATCATCGGCCAGGAGCAGGTGATCGAGCGTCTCATCATCGCGCTGCTGACGAATGGCAATGTCTTGATGGAAGGTTTGCCCGGTCTCGCGAAGACCCGGGCGATCAAGACGCTGGCGATGCATTTGGAGAGCCAGTTCAGCCGCATCCAGTTCACTCCAGATCTCCTGCCCGCGGATGTCACGGGCTCGGAGATCTACTTCGAGGAAGGCGGGAAGGGGCAGTTCAAGTTTCAAGAGGGGCCGATCTTCGGGAACCTGGTGCTCGCGGATGAAATCAATCGTTCGCCGGCGAAGGTTCAGGCGGCCTTGTTGGAGGCTATGGAAGAGCGGCAGGTCACGGTCGCCGGGACCACCCACAAGCTGCCGGAGCTTTTCATGGTGCTGGCGACGCAGAATCCCATCGAGCAGGAGGGAACCTACCCCTTGCCCGAAGCTCAGATGGACCGCTTTCTCATGCACATTTTCATTAAGCAACCAGCGGATGAGGACGAGCTGAAGGTGCTGAAGCTGGTGCGGGGCGAGGAGGCTTCGGGCGGAATGAAGAGAGATGAGGCACCGATTCCTCAGTCGGTAGTTTTTGATGCGCGCAAGGAGGTCGCGGCCGTGGCGACCACTGACGCGGTCGACCGGTATTTCGTGGCCATCATTTCGGCGACGCGGAATGCGGGACGATATGACAAGGATCTCGGCCGCTGGATTCACGTGGGCGCTAGCCCGCGCGGCACACTCGCGCTCGATCGGGCATCACGTGCGCGAGCGTGGTTGCAAGGACGCGACCACGTGATTCCAGAGGACGTGCAAGCGGTGGCTGCGGATTGCCTGCGGCACCGGATCATTCCGAGCTACGACGCGAGCGCGGAGGGTAGAAGCAACGATGAGCTGCTGGACGCCCTCATGAAGAAAGTCGCCGTGCCCTGA
- a CDS encoding vWA domain-containing protein, with amino-acid sequence MITLAYPWLLLLLPLPLLVRFFWPAHREPRPALQVPFLERLERITGRSAGEGATVLQGVWGRRIILPLGWACVVLALARPQWLEPPVSKQVPMRDLLLAVDLSGSMETQDFTDASGKPVQRLTAVKQVLDDFLANRQGDRVGLIFFGTAPFVQAPFTEDLPVCRQLLSEAQVKMAGPQTAFGDAIGLAITMFDRSDMKDRVLIALTDGNDTSSQVPPAKAAEIAKGKGIVVHTVSVGDPRAAGEQALDVPTLQAVAHETGGIYAAAADRKQLEEIYKKLDALETRTAASVSHRPRRDVYYWPVGIALVAAFLYHAVLLAASFRKPKQVAAVAKGKEVPA; translated from the coding sequence ATGATCACGCTCGCCTATCCATGGCTGCTCCTGCTGCTGCCGCTTCCGCTGCTGGTGAGGTTCTTCTGGCCGGCACATCGCGAGCCCCGGCCGGCCCTTCAGGTTCCCTTTCTCGAGCGTTTGGAAAGGATCACCGGCCGCAGCGCGGGTGAAGGGGCCACGGTGCTGCAGGGCGTCTGGGGCCGCCGCATCATCCTGCCGCTGGGATGGGCCTGCGTGGTGCTCGCACTCGCCCGTCCGCAGTGGCTGGAACCGCCGGTTTCTAAGCAGGTGCCGATGCGCGATCTCTTGTTGGCAGTCGATCTCTCGGGATCGATGGAAACGCAGGACTTCACCGATGCCAGCGGGAAGCCGGTCCAGCGGCTCACCGCGGTGAAGCAAGTGCTCGATGACTTTCTCGCCAATCGTCAAGGCGATCGTGTCGGCCTGATCTTCTTTGGCACCGCGCCCTTCGTGCAGGCACCTTTCACCGAGGACCTGCCGGTATGCCGCCAGTTGCTCTCCGAAGCCCAGGTAAAGATGGCCGGTCCCCAGACCGCCTTTGGCGATGCCATCGGCTTGGCGATCACCATGTTCGACCGCAGCGACATGAAGGACCGCGTGCTGATCGCCCTCACGGACGGCAATGACACCTCCAGCCAGGTCCCTCCGGCCAAGGCCGCGGAGATCGCAAAAGGGAAGGGGATCGTGGTCCACACGGTCTCCGTCGGGGATCCTCGGGCCGCGGGCGAGCAGGCACTGGATGTGCCCACGCTGCAAGCGGTGGCACACGAGACCGGCGGGATCTATGCCGCCGCCGCCGACCGCAAGCAACTGGAGGAGATCTACAAGAAACTGGATGCCCTCGAGACCCGCACCGCGGCCTCGGTGAGCCATCGTCCGCGGCGCGATGTCTACTACTGGCCCGTCGGCATCGCGCTGGTGGCGGCATTCCTCTATCATGCGGTGCTGCTCGCCGCCAGCTTTCGCAAGCCGAAGCAAGTGGCTGCGGTGGCGAAAGGAAAGGAGGTGCCGGCGTGA
- a CDS encoding DUF58 domain-containing protein has protein sequence MNEAILPAAKTPVPLKAPGVYADLGELIRLRYRANGISLLPRQPVTSVLSGRHASRLRGRGLNFEEIRRYLPGDDIRQMDWKVTARTKKPHIRVYTEERGRDVLLLVDQRLGMFFGSRRNFKSVTAAEIAALAAWRVIAAKDRVLAIVFGDTDFTVLPGGSSRNHVMRILQAVIDRNETLAIDRGIVPGPGILNEVLHRAERLVPHDALVLLISDGNGSDQETQASLSRIAAHNDVAVALVNDPLEIELPDAGSKVFAGGAMQLEADTSDAKLREEFRRDYRDRLEAARHYLIQRQVPILPIRTDEEVAPQVRKLLGARIRK, from the coding sequence ATGAACGAAGCCATTCTCCCCGCCGCAAAGACACCCGTGCCGCTCAAGGCCCCGGGTGTCTACGCGGATCTTGGCGAGCTCATCCGTCTCCGCTACCGCGCGAATGGCATCAGCCTACTCCCTAGGCAACCGGTCACCTCCGTCCTCTCCGGCCGGCACGCCTCGCGTCTCCGCGGCCGCGGCCTGAACTTCGAGGAGATCCGCCGCTACCTCCCCGGCGATGACATCCGCCAGATGGATTGGAAGGTCACCGCCCGCACGAAGAAGCCCCACATCCGCGTTTACACCGAGGAGCGCGGCCGCGATGTCCTGCTCCTCGTCGATCAACGGCTCGGCATGTTTTTCGGCAGCCGCCGCAATTTCAAATCCGTCACCGCCGCCGAGATCGCCGCCCTCGCCGCATGGCGTGTCATCGCGGCAAAGGACCGCGTCCTCGCCATCGTCTTCGGAGATACCGATTTCACTGTCCTCCCTGGCGGCTCCAGCCGGAATCACGTGATGCGCATCCTCCAGGCCGTCATTGATCGCAATGAAACGCTTGCCATCGACCGCGGCATCGTCCCCGGCCCCGGCATCTTGAATGAAGTCCTCCATCGCGCCGAGCGCCTCGTCCCTCACGATGCCCTCGTCCTCCTTATCAGCGATGGCAACGGCTCGGATCAGGAAACCCAGGCCAGCCTCAGCCGCATCGCCGCGCACAATGACGTCGCCGTCGCACTGGTGAATGACCCCTTGGAAATCGAACTCCCGGATGCCGGGTCGAAGGTCTTCGCCGGCGGCGCCATGCAACTCGAAGCCGATACCTCCGACGCCAAGCTCCGCGAAGAATTCCGCCGCGACTACCGTGATCGCCTGGAAGCCGCGCGCCACTATCTCATCCAGCGCCAGGTCCCCATTCTCCCGATCCGCACCGACGAGGAAGTCGCCCCGCAAGTCCGGAAGCTCCTCGGAGCGCGGATCAGGAAATGA
- a CDS encoding CPXCG motif-containing cysteine-rich protein, producing METAVVQCPTCFETFEVAMPSPDELPTEYDYDCEICCRPMVIIFDEEGGAFARGLGD from the coding sequence ATGGAGACCGCGGTAGTGCAGTGCCCGACCTGTTTTGAGACCTTCGAAGTGGCGATGCCCTCGCCGGACGAGTTGCCGACGGAGTATGATTACGACTGCGAAATCTGCTGTCGGCCGATGGTGATCATCTTCGACGAAGAGGGCGGCGCTTTTGCACGCGGCCTGGGAGACTAG
- a CDS encoding DUF1254 domain-containing protein: MKYKSISAALALQLALTALCDQSRAQESTPQELIERSIQRRAVEAVIWGIPAVNYERMLEAAIANGAKLNQVVYWSKPVNAANQTLTPNPDTIYLNPFYDTTDGPVVVEIPPADDDHVIVGSFDVAWQNALADVGPAGTDKGKGGKYLLTPPGYKEEVPEGYFVLPTETYRGFVILRSNFKSRSEADIKSAVEHGKRVKVYRLGGDPASTVFVDAYGKAFDATIPYDASFYELLDRFVQAEPWLTRDKAMIDSLKTIGIEKGKSFKPDAKTKAILADAAKEARQVIALKYETGFSPAFFEGTSWGVPVPPETRGGLGNMFSNPNEYGLDGRAVMYHMAYFSPKVFGGGQFYLINISDASNKALEGSKTYRLKVPAEAPVEQYWSVTAYDRETHALIRGVDRPSLASNDTAVQKNADGSTDVYFGPAAPAGKESNWVPTDPGRRFELLFRLYGPKKELFEQKWKLPGVEEVK, encoded by the coding sequence ATGAAATACAAATCCATCTCGGCAGCACTAGCCCTGCAACTGGCGTTGACGGCCCTTTGCGATCAATCGCGAGCTCAGGAATCCACTCCGCAGGAACTCATCGAGCGCTCCATCCAGCGTCGCGCGGTCGAGGCGGTCATCTGGGGCATTCCGGCGGTGAACTACGAGCGGATGCTGGAAGCAGCCATCGCCAACGGCGCGAAGTTGAATCAGGTCGTCTACTGGTCGAAGCCGGTGAATGCGGCGAACCAGACGCTCACTCCGAATCCGGACACAATCTACCTCAATCCCTTTTACGACACGACGGACGGCCCGGTGGTGGTGGAGATCCCGCCCGCTGATGATGATCACGTGATCGTGGGTAGCTTCGATGTCGCGTGGCAGAACGCGCTCGCGGATGTGGGCCCGGCAGGTACGGACAAAGGGAAAGGCGGCAAGTATCTGCTCACGCCACCGGGTTACAAAGAGGAAGTGCCGGAGGGTTACTTCGTGCTGCCCACCGAGACCTATCGCGGCTTCGTCATCCTGCGCTCGAATTTCAAGAGCCGCAGCGAGGCGGACATCAAGTCCGCGGTCGAGCACGGCAAGCGCGTGAAGGTCTATCGCCTCGGCGGTGATCCGGCATCGACGGTCTTCGTCGATGCCTATGGCAAGGCCTTCGACGCGACGATCCCCTATGACGCGAGCTTCTACGAGCTGCTCGATCGCTTCGTGCAGGCGGAGCCATGGCTGACCCGCGACAAGGCGATGATCGACTCGCTGAAGACGATCGGTATCGAGAAGGGCAAGTCCTTCAAGCCGGACGCGAAGACAAAAGCGATCCTCGCCGATGCCGCAAAGGAAGCCCGCCAGGTGATCGCGCTGAAGTATGAGACCGGCTTCTCACCTGCCTTCTTCGAAGGGACGAGTTGGGGAGTTCCCGTTCCTCCGGAAACGAGGGGAGGGCTTGGGAACATGTTCTCCAACCCGAACGAATACGGACTCGATGGCCGCGCGGTGATGTATCACATGGCCTACTTCAGCCCGAAGGTCTTCGGCGGCGGACAGTTCTACCTCATCAACATCAGCGACGCCTCGAACAAGGCGCTGGAGGGCAGCAAGACCTACCGCCTGAAGGTGCCCGCGGAGGCACCGGTGGAACAGTATTGGTCGGTCACCGCCTATGACCGCGAAACCCACGCGCTGATCCGCGGCGTGGACCGCCCGAGCTTGGCTTCGAATGACACCGCGGTGCAGAAGAACGCCGACGGCTCGACGGACGTCTACTTCGGCCCGGCCGCGCCTGCAGGCAAGGAGTCCAATTGGGTTCCGACCGATCCGGGGAGGCGCTTCGAGCTGCTGTTCCGGCTCTATGGACCGAAGAAGGAGTTGTTCGAGCAGAAGTGGAAGCTGCCGGGCGTGGAGGAAGTGAAATGA